The DNA segment TGAGAATTGTTAGGCAGCTGATTTGAAAACTTGGTCTGTGTAGAGTGTAACTGAATTAATTTCAGTATTGACCCAGAATCACATTAATTGTATTTTGGCCTTAATCATTGTTAGCTTCAAGctaaaaagacaaataatttttcatcaatGCTAAAAATCTGGCTAGGTGCTAATGTCATTGTAGGGTAGAGCACTGTGGAGCATATAGCCTAAAAACAAACACTTGCTGTATACACagcatttcttttgaaacaaTGAGTTTAATTATAGTGTTAGAGTGCCAGATCCTGACATGTTAATTTAAGTATTTATAATGTGTACGAAGCAGTTCAAAAGGATCTTTAAGCATTTTTGTGACCAAGTCTGTGGCAGCTTTATTATGGAGTATACTTGACTGAAAACTAAGTCAGTCCAAGGGAAGCACTCATCAGCTGTGTTTCTTTGATTTAGCTAATTGTTTTACTGACACCTAGAGTGCTAATTAATTTCCCAGCCTCCCAAATTAGGGACTGTTGCCTCTCATTCCAAAGCTATGGATGGCCATGGCACTCCCCATAGGCACTGTATTTCAGTACTTTCCCTAGTCCTTATCTGCATGCTGGATGAATGTTCAACACCAAGCCAACTGCAAAGCCAGCGAGCATGTCTCTGGGACTAACTCTGTGGCTTGGGCCAGAAAACATGTCCTAATTTGAGAAAAGGGAGAATGCCCATAGGAAGCCATCGGTACTACAGGTTGTCCATGTAACACCAGTGTCATCATCCTGTTGGTGAAGTTCATAGGGAACGTGACCCAGACTGTTCCTGCCCTTGGACTTGTTAGGACAGGTGACCTTTTTGTTTTATCAGAATGTCAGTACGAGAAGAATTTTAGGtggcatttttaattttgtgtactGTCTTATGGGCAACACCGTACTCAGCGGTTAAGAAATAACTGGCAGAGGTCAAAATACTGCTAGGGCCCAAGGATCTCTTGGGTAACTCCAACCTGGTTTATAAATCAGTGTTACTGCAACTACAGTACATCTTGTTCTTCTTTGTTTTAAGACTTAGTGCCTTAATcataaggactttttttttagatATGAAAATTCATTAAATGATTATTTGCTAAATTATAAAATCAAAGTCAGTTTAACAATGAATAAGAGTACTGAGGATTCCAAACCTAAAAATCCAGGTTTATGCTGTGTATTTTCTACTCAATTCTTTTTACCCTGTAATTTCTATTCATGCCACTGGGTTCTTTTTTGACTCTTCCAAATATATTTTGGGTCAGCCtggatatttccttttttcaccaTTGGTTTCTCTATTTGTGAAAACTTTTCCAAGGACTTATTCTTGACTGCTTTGATTTACGAACGACTATTTCAGAGCTGTAATCTCCCATCTTATAGTCACTGCTTTAACAGGGAGATTCAGAAATACACTGAAACATATCCCCCAAATTATTGGACAGCTTAGTAACGGTTAACATTGGTGGATGGTTTTGATAGCTACATGCTGGTTTTGTGCCTTGTTACTAAATATATGGGTGGCCTATAGTATATGCcctataaaattatatttcttccttttttaatatattttctaataaaacagGGTATGTTATTTCCTGACAAAtaacataaaaagaaagcatatcTTTGttttcccaggggaaaaaaaaaacccacattggGACATTTAGTTAGGAGTTTTACCTGTTTGGctaatttaaattacatttgagATCTCAAAGGTCTGTATGAAGAATGTGAAGGGACAATTCAGATGGGAAACTGTGGCTGAGAAACTCGTTTTAGGAAGCAGATTTAGGAATCGGCATATTCCTATGGGAGGAATTGTGTGTTACATTTTAATATACCCTGAAAAACTATTTTGTAGAATAAAAACTTACCTCTTAATTCAGGTTTTGTATAGTCAGGATTACAAAAGAGACAGTGTGATATTTCTCTGGTATAGCAGGTAGATTTGTGTTGTTGTTCCCTTGTCTCCCACACTGTGATGGGGTTTACTGCTCTGTGCCTGTGCTGTACACACTCCTGCACTGGCCTCCTGCAGTGTAACCCAGTAGGAGACACGGAACGTTTGGACACCAAGATAATACAGCTCTAGAAATGCCACAGACTAAAAACCAGTGTTTTGCAATAAATGGGATTATTTCTGCATTAGCTCATGTTCTCTGTAGCATTCTTTGCTTCACGTAGGTTGTTTAGCTCTGCCACCATTGTCACATATCATGCTGTGCTCCTGCAAATGTTTATCATCTGCAGTCCTTCCAATAAGTTACAGCAAGCTGCACCACACCAGAGCACGTGAATTTGAATTATAATATCTGTAACCCTTTTTTTCAGGATATATAGatttgtaagtgaaaaaaaaaattaataatggtGCATGGCTGTTCTCTACACAGCCTTTGAATTTTGTTGTTTATATATGCAGTCCATGGTCAATATAGCTAATGGAATTACTGTTGTCATTGAAATATCATATTTTGTCAGATGTAATAGTGCCAAAGAACTGCTGAGACAATGGGGAAGGGCTAGCACTAGCATCCAGATCTCATTGTTCAGTTAAAGCTTTGTTCCATTTTTgtattgtgtgtgtatgtaagaCAGGAATATTGATACCATATAGAGTCTTATCTGGAAAGAGTTTATATTGTCTTTAAAGCAATGGTCAGGCAGATGCTCAGGATGCAGTACTTAAGGTGCAAGTCAGCTAAATTTCTTCGAGTCAGAGCAATTCAGTCTGGACGGTCTTACTTCTACATCTGAACAAGCTAATTATTTTGTTAACTCTTTGAAGTGTGATACCTGAATTATTGGGGAAAGCTGTGACAGAAGTTTGGAACTGAGCTAAAATGATCATTGTTACTGCATTTTCCTGCAGCAGTTTTGTTAGTGTAGTTGAGACTACCATTCTCTGTTGTTCCCTAGTCCTTTACTGAACATTTACCATGTTATTAATCTGCCTGGCTCTCTTCTATTGAATTGAATGCACTCTGGCATCAGTATGTATTACGTATGAGTGCCTTATGTATGTAAAGTGTGTTTAAAAGGCAGAGTTCCTCCATGATTCTGCATAGAGGGAATGAATCCAACTGGCTCAATACTTTTAAATCACATCTTTATAGGAGAGGAATTTCACCCTTTGGTTAGTTTatggaagagaaacattttaactTTAATCACTCCTACAGAATACTTTATTTAAGGGTAATGCAGTTTGCAGTGTGACAGTGGGTTTCTGCAATGGAAAAGCAGCCCTGACAAATAACCCCTTTATACAGATGATGTAGGTTCTTCGTAGCTACAACTTGGTAACTTGTGGATATAAAAATACCATGTGAAAACAAATGGGACTTCCTGTGAATCTGAGTCAGCTGCACTATCACACCCTTCTTGGTTGTTGAGAATGGCCAGGATTTGTCCTGCTAGCTTGCTTCATTTCTTTGACCAGACCTTGTGTTAAATTACACACTTGGAACTGCAGACAGAGAAATTTGCAACGTATTTGCAGTAACCTGCCTTGACTACACAGTGAGTAAAATGCTACTGAACTTCCCACCACTTCAACTGCCCATCAGCTCTAAACACAGGAACTACCTTATTTCCTCAGGCAATTTGTCTTGTTGGATAGGCCTGCTTCTACAAACTGCTCAAACTTTCTATGTTATTCTCAATTCTATGAAgtaaaaggttttttaaaaaaaactgttgttttttaaaggaaaaaaacccacatttttccAAAATAGGGAATTGACATTTTCAGTTCTCTGTTCTGTTTATCTCCTCATCTGTCTCTTTAGACAGTTATTTATCATAGAATACTtgcagttggaagggatctctggagatcacCTTGTCTCACTCCTGCTGGACTAGACTAACATTAGGATCAGCTTTCCTTCTTCCCAGAAGTGAGCCACAATGGCAAAACTCTTCAGTTCTGGCACAACACTTCCATTTCCATTATATTTCTTAACTTTTATACTCAAAGGATAAATTACAGCTGTACAAACCTGCAAAATACCAGGTACCAGCACAAACACAGAGGCACTTTTTTTCCATCCTATAACCAATTTCAGATAGGGTCAGACTGCTCATCTGTTAGAGGCAGTGGGGTCTGTCCTCAACAGAGCTTTACCAAGGGTTACCCTAGTAAAGTCTTTCtgacttattttccttttaccCTAAGCACATGGCAGCCCCGAGCCTGGCTCCAAGCACGTGGAAAGAGAAAACCTGCCTGTTGAGATCCTCACCAGCTTAGAAACACAGGAGCAATCACCGCAGCTAAGGCTGAGGGAGAGGCTGCTGACGCATACACCAAGAGCAGGGCTCAGAAGGGGCTGCAAAGTAAAGCAAAGGCTGCTATCAAAACTCTCCACAAGAAGTCATTAGCTGGGGGTATTGAGTGTCACATGGATAAATCTCATCACAGGGACAGGGTTAGGCTGAGGTGCTCTTAGCCCAGGGCAGCAGGGTCTGTCTCCACCACATGGGCTGCTGGCAAGTCTTGTCAGCAACTCCATTTGTTAGAACTGTGCTGATAAGTATTTGGTTATATTTTAGGCTGAGAAAGTCTCATAATTGACTCAGGGAAGCCCTTCTATGACATTGCCATTGCATTTTCTGTGATGATGCTCTAAATGGTTCTAATTCTCTGTTCAACAAATGTTTGCAGCAAAATTCATGTAGATTCCTGCCATTAAGTCAATTTCTCAGCATAGACAACACTGCTGCAGAGGTTAATTATGGACCTTTCTTTCTAATATAATTAGCTATTTATTAATGTTTGATAGgctgaggtttaaaaaaaaaaaaaggagagaacattatgaagaaaataaaaaggattggTTTCTTGTATCACAGGAAAATCTCGATACCTCAGGAAATAACTCCTAGTAGAGAATTCTAGACttcctaacttttttttcccaattataCTGCTCATGACCTGCAATATAGATGTGAAACTGTTGACAAATGACTTTTCAGGAGGAACTGATCCAGAGTAACCGAGAAAGAGAGTTTTGGTTTTGAAGGTCTCATATAATCACGCAACTTTTACAGCCAGACAACAACAGAGGGCAATAGATCTCTATGAAACATCACGTCTTCAGAAAGGTTTCCATTTGATGACGCTGATGGCAATTTTGGCAGCTCTTTTCACTGCCTCACAGGGATCGTTCAGACACTGCTGAAATGTATCTATATGATCTAGGAGTGTCTTGCGGCCCTCTGGTAGCTCAGCCAGCATGGTGAGGGTTTTGATTGCACTCAGACGGGCTTTGCTGGTTTCCTCAGCAACCAACTTCAGTAAAGGTGGAATGGCTCCAGCAGCTAGGGCTGAGAATCTCCCTGTAGAGAAATAAACTggctttaaaatgtgttattacATATAATCAACATGCTTTTGAATTGCTGCTTTCTACTCCCTGCCCAGCTACAGCTCTGAACACCCCAGAAGGTACAGTGCGAAGAGGTAGGACaagattttcttttgaagacCAAGGCTAGCTGCCAGCtggttatttttaagaaaaaaaaagtctttcttagtTAACTTTATCTGCCTTGGACATTATTATTTAATCTGCAACAATTTATCTAAGAATATATGAGGCACCGAATGATAGGATAAATTattttggggcagggggggttgaTACCCTTAAGAACATCCtctattcttttatttttaaagacttcaAGCGCTGAGATCCActcctgtgttttctttggaaGCCAGGGGGATGGCTGAAGAGGAGGACTGGAACACAACTGCTGTTATTAAGAGCCTTTTATGTCTAATTATTCATTCATCACACTGAAAATTTAGCAGTTAGTATTTTCAGTGTCATGTAAGCTACTTGGGAGAACTACAGACCTTATTAATATTCATTCATCTCCCAGCTGTGAGAGAGAAACTGCCTCTAACCACAAAAAGAGTTTCCAGAAAGTGGTGCTCCTCTGTTGAGGACTGGCGATTCTGAGTAGCTTCAGATATGGGGATCTATGTGTGGTCTGGGCTTGCACGGAAAATGTTCCCCTTCTGGAGCAGCACTCTGGAGGGAAATGATGCAGGTGGGGTAGATAAATAACTTCTTGACCTATTTCAGGTGAATGAAATGTGAAATACACCGTCCTCCTAGACACTATGGCTGAGGAACAATAGTTGTTTGAGACAGATCTAAAGAAATGTCCTAATCTTAAAGTTTCTTGAAGAGCTTTCATACTATCAGAAACTGAGGACTTGGGGGGTGGGGCAGGGCaaaagttttattattaaattgCCTTAGaatttgatttctgaaaagtATCCCAACAGAACTGCCTCTGTTCCTCACCCTGAGGTTTAACAGTAGCAAACATGAGTGCTCCTGCAGCACTAGCTTGGACTTGTGGATCTGTATCTTCCAGCAGGCTCACCAGCACAGGGGTAACCTCTTCACATAGCACGCTTTTTCCCTCTGGATGAGTACTGTGCAGAAAAGATGGTTAAGTTGCTTTCTTGAACTGTGTCTGCTACCCATGCAGCCACCCGCAGCCTCTCGCCATGGCCGGACCCCTGCAGCCCTCCTTTGTTTCATGACAACAGTGCTGACACAGTCCTCCTCTCTGTGCTCTCTGGAGTCACAATGTTCTGGCTGTTGGACAGATGGCAAGCACCACTACCCAgccacaaagaaaagaaaggggatgTCTGTTTGTGCCTGGTGTCTATTAAATCTGTTTGCTGATACAATACTGATGATATCATATTAACCTATGTGTGTGGTCTTAACAAACTTTTAGGCTATTTTTAGGTGatgtttggagattttttttttactttctacgATACACTGGAGATTGATGGGCAACAGCGTGTAACAGGATGTAGGATTAAGTGTGCTGGTGGTCCTAATGGCAATTTAGTTAGAAACCTGGCTGTTGAACCCTATACAGATTTTAAAACCTGCTAAATTAGGACTCTGCAATTATTTCTTCTCCCAGGtcaattttctctctttctttccagcGTCTTTAATGTGGGGAATATTTAACATGGCTCAGCTACTGCAGGGACCTAGAAGGTAGCTGATGTCCACAGTTTAGCTGCATTTTTGCTTTCTATCACTCATTTTATCTACgctctttcttttcctacaaaaCCTTGCTTTGTTATAGGACATTAGGAAGTGTTTTGCACCGATTGGTATGTAAATTACATGATCTGCAGACCTTTTTAAGCTAGACATCTGTTGAGcacttttattatattttgtgaTTGCAGGATGGTGGACTTAAGCGTTCCTTTCATCCAGTGTTTGATACACAAATTGAATATAAAGATTGCTTTTTCTGATCCATCACTGACGTCTGTAGCAGCCTGGGTCAGAAAACTATTTCTGTCCTCAATCACACTGAAAGTTTTCCAGGACTTTTAATTTTTTGAGAGAGCGTGTTTATCCAAAACAATAAGGGAGCTTCTCCCTACCTCCATAGTGGTCAGAATCCTGTTTTCTCATGATTGCTCATGCAAGAATTTTttctcagcagtgctgcagcaggaaaaaaatcctgatttcaCTGCTAATGCTGAAGACAAATAGAAGAAGGAATGACATTTCCTCATCAGCCTCTGCTTTCTTGAGTGATTTATAGCAGTTATGATTTCTAGAAGTCTTCTATTTATGTGTGCATTCAGGCTGATATTGCTTTACGTGTGAAATGTGGCAGCTTCACTGTGTAGTGGAACACAACTGTAAACTAATGACATTGATTCACtcatgaaatgtgttttcttgggCTAAGTATTATAgacagatttcttttcctttacccAATTTCTAATAGAACCCAAGCTGCTTTGCTTCTGATGGCCACTGATGAGTGTGTGAGCTTTTCCTTCAGGATAGTAACAGCACCAGTTGCTAGAGCTTCAGCAGCCTCCACACGTAGAGAGTTGGAGAGTGTATCAAGGATTAGCTCCTGGATTTCATCTGACTCAGTCTCCAATTTGAATACGAGTAAGGGAATCAAACCAGCATGCAGTATGTCAACAGCCCCTGCAGGAGGAGACGGATAAGGAACATGGGTGAGGTGTGAGTGCATTTACAATTTCCACTTTCACTTTGAATTTTTTCATAGGATCAAAATACATATGGTAACTCAGTTCCTTACACAGATGTGGGATTGAGAGATGGAAACTACTACAACACTGCTCTGTTCATAAATGACATTTTAGTATTGCTTCCTCGGGAAGCTTCCCCAACAGTCCTGTAAAGACATCAGCCCAAGTAATAACCAAAATGGCAATTGCTCTGATGTTCTCAGTT comes from the Strix uralensis isolate ZFMK-TIS-50842 chromosome 17, bStrUra1, whole genome shotgun sequence genome and includes:
- the RSPH14 gene encoding radial spoke head 14 homolog, whose translation is MAHARISANLPPDIDPTKAPIAFGRRALPKLQEELHSPELLTQQRALMALCDLVHDPENVYQAIEIGFLDNLKTLLLHHNSTVRQKTTEILCIMAMHNVGRQGLIQNGVISTLTELLDDPVDICRKNAHRIFEMMAKLHEGAVDILHAGLIPLLVFKLETESDEIQELILDTLSNSLRVEAAEALATGAVTILKEKLTHSSVAIRSKAAWVLLEIGTHPEGKSVLCEEVTPVLVSLLEDTDPQVQASAAGALMFATVKPQGRFSALAAGAIPPLLKLVAEETSKARLSAIKTLTMLAELPEGRKTLLDHIDTFQQCLNDPCEAVKRAAKIAISVIKWKPF